Proteins co-encoded in one Neodiprion lecontei isolate iyNeoLeco1 chromosome 3, iyNeoLeco1.1, whole genome shotgun sequence genomic window:
- the LOC107219314 gene encoding trimethylguanosine synthase isoform X2, producing the protein MCDHVWEPLAEVYIAEQNQFSDPDAYIYCLCSRVFIKNPEHFTVFTTEDASEDEDVEGDRVGEMLDNQKRNLADSQSIGKHDEEPLSCYCSASHTDNNYSTDEHDSVRDSSHRPPASSFPQKFGLHQSDSGADLSEYHDYHEAKSIQNLFANYGKTFSSGDADDVKEDENAYERMERKSRIFRMYRESDDENMSLGALQSDMHNGCQVSSSNTNLYCHSEMRDSQSLKMEDGSDLDKCQTARLSNDCPISKTDVSSDPQSKCSKIINSCSQAAALTVIKRDSSNYRSEVEALWGRFWAENGEQIIWASWIEKYADYINPDYMQQNQLPIKGNCANGQKQKTASEAFPEQNTCFPNQAHKNCEINRSNFEGIFSKTINDPSIMDVKCVADDSTNFPFQDTNKISINHNEADENRKKLINRELSPDIEEGWNPLSPFSMEESYNQPSNMEDERLITTSRCSSISESIANTNATTDSMTDVTKMTITSSSCDSNSIQSSSLFSSTTSSIESNITSGSSEIENEPGMEDTDRYWQQLWKEHFQEQYWQQCKLFVERYDQQLALHIEINVHPEGKDRSVDTTNVGKRYVNSSEIEDLGNEREEKQNCDAQRQEEFIQAKESKDINEKLYPNAIENRVNSRKKKMIMESVGTLMQNLTMHCDETQPANDGDAQDNSTTKGSDHSQSTLVNSDVSSTTLQSTPPADILRGLSSASDGDRPNDEKPTTLKRCHEADNDEYSEGLETVKKAFSLMGYTFNNDQRQTKLQGEVVYRKRNIRLQNRQLKIKFNRSRPVNKHTYFDDNGEEVTNTLDKTLQNLAYLPTKTTAEPVLKTNDRGSYTTLFTSSSDEECDQKFASKLPVKRLLFNKPSTSSIDSKIGIDDQIVGTLDQNTTQSCEKILPNSETVEYAELVKEYDVNNLANAGEIQQSNHEGYDSIKETDNVEDAAPTKDYNEDKNLSKNVSMDVDAKFQDDVFEGKFTDDDIAKRIQKKKKRKQNKRNICLPPEVAGDRTLMKYWVKRYRLFTKFDQGIKLDSESWFSVTPEKIAQHIAERCRCDTIIDAFCGAGGNAIQFALTCERVIAIDIDPVKIQLARHNAKIYGVEKRIEFIVGDYLQLAPKLFADVVFLSPPWGGPKYLMNETFDIEKILAPLGGTALYNTSKSITEHVAYFLPKNVDTMQLAMLAGPGGAVEMEQNFLDKQLIALTAYYGELIKE; encoded by the exons ATGTGTGATCATGTCTGGGAGCCTCTAGCCGAGGTTTACATCGCTgagcaaaatcagttttctgaCCCTGATGCTTACATCTATTGTTTGTGCAGCCGAGTcttcataaa GAATCCGGAGCATTTTACGGTATTCACCACGGAAGATGCTAGCGAAGATGAAGATGTCGAGGGGGATCGTGTTGGCGAAATGTTGGACAACCAGAAACGAAACTTGGCCGATAGTCAATCGATAGGCAAACATGAC gAAGAACCATTGAGTTGTTATTGCAGTGCTTCGCACACGGACAATAATTACTCAACAGACGAACATGATTCTGTTCGCGACTCGTCTCACCGACCACCGGCATCGTCTTTCCCCCAGAAGTTTGGTTTGCATCAGTCTGATTCGGGCGCGGATTTATCGGAATATCACGATTATCACGAAGCTAAAAGTATTCAAAACCTATTCGCAAATTATGGTAAAACCTTCAGCAGCGGAGATGCGGACGACGTCAAAGAGGATGAGAATGCATACGAGAGAATGGAGCGCAAGAGTAGAATCTTCAGAATGTACAGGGAAAGTGATGATGAAAACATGAGTTTGGGGGCTTTGCAATCTGATATGCACAATGGGTGCCAAGTTTCATCATCAAATACCAATCTCTACTGCCATTCAGAGATGAGGGATAGCCAATCGTTAAAAATGGAGGATGGGTCCGATCTCGATAAATGTCAGACCGCTAGACTGAGCAATGATTGTCCAATATCAAAAACGGATGTTAGCTCCGATCCACAAAGCAAGTGTTCcaaaataatcaattcatGCAGTCAAGCGGCTGCCTTAACTGTGATAAAACGTGATAGCTCAAATTATAGAAGCGAAGTAGAGGCATTGTGGGGAAGATTCTGGGCGGAAAATGGGGAGCAGATAATTTGGGCATCTTGGATAGAGAAATATGCTGATTACATAAATCCGGATTACATGCAGCAAAACCAGCTGCCGATAAAGGGCAATTGCGCCAATGGACAGAAGCAAAAAACCGCCTCAGAAGCCTTCCCAGAGCAAAATACGTGTTTTCCAAATCAGGCTCacaaaaattgtgaaataaacCGTTCCAACTTTGAAGGAATATTCAGTAAAACCATAAACGACCCAAGCATAATGGATGTCAAATGTGTAGCAGATGATAGCaccaattttccatttcaagATACAAACAAAATAAGCATAAACCACAACGAAGCCGATGAGAACAGAAAGAAACTGATAAACCGCGAGTTATCTCCTGACATAGAAGAAGGCTGGAATCCTCTGAGTCCGTTCAGCATGGAGGAAAGTTACAACCAACCGTCTAACATGGAAGACGAACGACTGATAACGACGTCTCGATGCAGTTCCATCAGCGAATCAATCGCCAACACAAATGCAACGACGGACTCGATGACCGACGTGACTAAAATGACCATAACCAGCTCCAGCTGTGATTCAAATTCCATTCAATCTTCCAGCTTGTTCAGTTCAACTACCAGCTCGATAGAAAGTAACATCACAAGCGGTAGCtcagaaattgaaaacgagCCCGGAATGGAAGATACCGACAGGTATTGGCAGCAGTTGTGGAAGGAGCATTTTCAGGAACAGTACTGGCAGCAGTGCAAACTGTTCGTCGAAAGGTACGACCAGCAATTGGCGTTGCACATCGAGATCAATGTTCACCCGGAGGGAAAAGATCGATCAGTAGACACAACCAATGTCGGTAAACGTTACGTGAATAGCagcgaaatcgaagatttgggaaacgaaagagaagagaagcaGAACTGTGACGCGCAAAGACAGGAGGAATTCATTCAGGCCAAAGAATCAAAGGATATTAATGAGAAGTTGTATCCAAATGCGATAGAGAATAGAGTAAATTccagaaagaagaaaatgatcATGGAATCCGTTGGAACGCTTATGCAAAATTTAACCATGCATTGCGATGAGACTCAACCTGCCAATGATGGCGACGCACAGGATAATTCTACAACCAAAGGCAGTGATCACAGTCAGAGCACACTGGTCAATAGTGATGTTTCTTCAACTACGCTTCAGAGTACGCCACCTGCCGACATTCTGAGAGGTTTGTCAAGCGCGAGCGATGGAGACCGGCCAAATGACGAAAAACCAACGACGTTAAAAAGATG TCACGAAGCCGATAACGACGAATACAGCGAGGGCTTAGAGACGGTTAAAAAAGCCTTCTCCCTGATGGGCTACACGTTCAATAACGATCAACGACAGACAAAATTACAGGGTGAAGTTGTGTACAGGAAGCGCAACATTAGATTACAGAACAGACAgctcaaaattaaattcaatagATCTAGGCCAGTCAACAAGCACACATATTTTGATGACAATGGGGAGGAGGTTACAAATACTTTGGACAAG ACATTGCAAAATTTGGCATACCTTCCAACAAAGACCACCGCAGAACCGGTCTTGAAGACAAATGACAGAGGGTCTTACACAACGCTGTTTACCTCAAGTTCGGACGAAGAGTGCGATCAAAAGTTTGCATCGAAATTGCCTGTTAAACGTCTCCTGTTCAATAAACCAAGCACAAGCTCTATCGATTCAAAAATCGGTATAGACGACCAAATTGTAGGCACACTCGACCAAAACACCACGCAGagttgtgagaaaattttgccCAATAGTGAAACAGTCGAATATGCGGAACTTGTCAAGGAATATGATGTCAATAATTTGGCGAATGCTGGTGAAATTCAACAATCAAATCACGAGGGCTATGATTCAATCAAAGAGACTGATAATGTTGAAGATGCTGCACCAACTAAAGATTACAAcgaagataaaaatctgaGTAAGAATGTTTCCATGGATGTGGACGCCAAATTTCAGGACGATGTTTTTGAGGGGAAATTTACCGACGACGATATTGCTAAAAggatacaaaaaaagaaaaaacgaaagcaGAACAAACGTAACATTTGTCTTCCTCCCGAAGTTGCCGGTGACAGAACATTGATGAAGTATTGGGTTAAACGATATCGTTTGTTCACCAAATTTGATCAGGGTATCAAACTGGATAGTG AAAGCTGGTTTTCCGTCACGCCGGAAAAAATCGCTCAACATATAGCCGAAAGATGCAGGTGTGACACGATCATAGATGCTTTCTGCGGAGCAGGAGGAAATGCTATCCAATTTGCCTTAACTTGTGAAAGAG TAATCGCGATAGACATCGATCCAGTGAAGATACAGCTTGCTCGTCACAACGCGAAAATTTACGGCGTCGAGAAAAGAATAGAGTTTATCGTTGGTGATTATTTGCAACTTGCTCCAAAGCTGTTTGCCGACGTCGTGTTTCTTAGTCCTCCATGGGGAGGTCCGAAATATTTAATGAATGAAACATtcgacattgaaaaaatattggcaCCACTTGGCGGAACGGCATTGTACAATACATCAAAAAGCATAACTGAGCATGTAGCTTATTTTTTGCCTAAGAATGTTGACACCATGCAG CTTGCAATGTTAGCCGGTCCAGGAGGCGCCGTAGAAAtggaacaaaattttcttgaCAAACAGCTGATAGCCTTAACTGCTTACTACGGTGAATTGATTaaggaataa
- the LOC107219314 gene encoding trimethylguanosine synthase isoform X1 gives MCDHVWEPLAEVYIAEQNQFSDPDAYIYCLCSRVFIKRNPEHFTVFTTEDASEDEDVEGDRVGEMLDNQKRNLADSQSIGKHDEEPLSCYCSASHTDNNYSTDEHDSVRDSSHRPPASSFPQKFGLHQSDSGADLSEYHDYHEAKSIQNLFANYGKTFSSGDADDVKEDENAYERMERKSRIFRMYRESDDENMSLGALQSDMHNGCQVSSSNTNLYCHSEMRDSQSLKMEDGSDLDKCQTARLSNDCPISKTDVSSDPQSKCSKIINSCSQAAALTVIKRDSSNYRSEVEALWGRFWAENGEQIIWASWIEKYADYINPDYMQQNQLPIKGNCANGQKQKTASEAFPEQNTCFPNQAHKNCEINRSNFEGIFSKTINDPSIMDVKCVADDSTNFPFQDTNKISINHNEADENRKKLINRELSPDIEEGWNPLSPFSMEESYNQPSNMEDERLITTSRCSSISESIANTNATTDSMTDVTKMTITSSSCDSNSIQSSSLFSSTTSSIESNITSGSSEIENEPGMEDTDRYWQQLWKEHFQEQYWQQCKLFVERYDQQLALHIEINVHPEGKDRSVDTTNVGKRYVNSSEIEDLGNEREEKQNCDAQRQEEFIQAKESKDINEKLYPNAIENRVNSRKKKMIMESVGTLMQNLTMHCDETQPANDGDAQDNSTTKGSDHSQSTLVNSDVSSTTLQSTPPADILRGLSSASDGDRPNDEKPTTLKRCHEADNDEYSEGLETVKKAFSLMGYTFNNDQRQTKLQGEVVYRKRNIRLQNRQLKIKFNRSRPVNKHTYFDDNGEEVTNTLDKTLQNLAYLPTKTTAEPVLKTNDRGSYTTLFTSSSDEECDQKFASKLPVKRLLFNKPSTSSIDSKIGIDDQIVGTLDQNTTQSCEKILPNSETVEYAELVKEYDVNNLANAGEIQQSNHEGYDSIKETDNVEDAAPTKDYNEDKNLSKNVSMDVDAKFQDDVFEGKFTDDDIAKRIQKKKKRKQNKRNICLPPEVAGDRTLMKYWVKRYRLFTKFDQGIKLDSESWFSVTPEKIAQHIAERCRCDTIIDAFCGAGGNAIQFALTCERVIAIDIDPVKIQLARHNAKIYGVEKRIEFIVGDYLQLAPKLFADVVFLSPPWGGPKYLMNETFDIEKILAPLGGTALYNTSKSITEHVAYFLPKNVDTMQLAMLAGPGGAVEMEQNFLDKQLIALTAYYGELIKE, from the exons ATGTGTGATCATGTCTGGGAGCCTCTAGCCGAGGTTTACATCGCTgagcaaaatcagttttctgaCCCTGATGCTTACATCTATTGTTTGTGCAGCCGAGTcttcataaa AAGGAATCCGGAGCATTTTACGGTATTCACCACGGAAGATGCTAGCGAAGATGAAGATGTCGAGGGGGATCGTGTTGGCGAAATGTTGGACAACCAGAAACGAAACTTGGCCGATAGTCAATCGATAGGCAAACATGAC gAAGAACCATTGAGTTGTTATTGCAGTGCTTCGCACACGGACAATAATTACTCAACAGACGAACATGATTCTGTTCGCGACTCGTCTCACCGACCACCGGCATCGTCTTTCCCCCAGAAGTTTGGTTTGCATCAGTCTGATTCGGGCGCGGATTTATCGGAATATCACGATTATCACGAAGCTAAAAGTATTCAAAACCTATTCGCAAATTATGGTAAAACCTTCAGCAGCGGAGATGCGGACGACGTCAAAGAGGATGAGAATGCATACGAGAGAATGGAGCGCAAGAGTAGAATCTTCAGAATGTACAGGGAAAGTGATGATGAAAACATGAGTTTGGGGGCTTTGCAATCTGATATGCACAATGGGTGCCAAGTTTCATCATCAAATACCAATCTCTACTGCCATTCAGAGATGAGGGATAGCCAATCGTTAAAAATGGAGGATGGGTCCGATCTCGATAAATGTCAGACCGCTAGACTGAGCAATGATTGTCCAATATCAAAAACGGATGTTAGCTCCGATCCACAAAGCAAGTGTTCcaaaataatcaattcatGCAGTCAAGCGGCTGCCTTAACTGTGATAAAACGTGATAGCTCAAATTATAGAAGCGAAGTAGAGGCATTGTGGGGAAGATTCTGGGCGGAAAATGGGGAGCAGATAATTTGGGCATCTTGGATAGAGAAATATGCTGATTACATAAATCCGGATTACATGCAGCAAAACCAGCTGCCGATAAAGGGCAATTGCGCCAATGGACAGAAGCAAAAAACCGCCTCAGAAGCCTTCCCAGAGCAAAATACGTGTTTTCCAAATCAGGCTCacaaaaattgtgaaataaacCGTTCCAACTTTGAAGGAATATTCAGTAAAACCATAAACGACCCAAGCATAATGGATGTCAAATGTGTAGCAGATGATAGCaccaattttccatttcaagATACAAACAAAATAAGCATAAACCACAACGAAGCCGATGAGAACAGAAAGAAACTGATAAACCGCGAGTTATCTCCTGACATAGAAGAAGGCTGGAATCCTCTGAGTCCGTTCAGCATGGAGGAAAGTTACAACCAACCGTCTAACATGGAAGACGAACGACTGATAACGACGTCTCGATGCAGTTCCATCAGCGAATCAATCGCCAACACAAATGCAACGACGGACTCGATGACCGACGTGACTAAAATGACCATAACCAGCTCCAGCTGTGATTCAAATTCCATTCAATCTTCCAGCTTGTTCAGTTCAACTACCAGCTCGATAGAAAGTAACATCACAAGCGGTAGCtcagaaattgaaaacgagCCCGGAATGGAAGATACCGACAGGTATTGGCAGCAGTTGTGGAAGGAGCATTTTCAGGAACAGTACTGGCAGCAGTGCAAACTGTTCGTCGAAAGGTACGACCAGCAATTGGCGTTGCACATCGAGATCAATGTTCACCCGGAGGGAAAAGATCGATCAGTAGACACAACCAATGTCGGTAAACGTTACGTGAATAGCagcgaaatcgaagatttgggaaacgaaagagaagagaagcaGAACTGTGACGCGCAAAGACAGGAGGAATTCATTCAGGCCAAAGAATCAAAGGATATTAATGAGAAGTTGTATCCAAATGCGATAGAGAATAGAGTAAATTccagaaagaagaaaatgatcATGGAATCCGTTGGAACGCTTATGCAAAATTTAACCATGCATTGCGATGAGACTCAACCTGCCAATGATGGCGACGCACAGGATAATTCTACAACCAAAGGCAGTGATCACAGTCAGAGCACACTGGTCAATAGTGATGTTTCTTCAACTACGCTTCAGAGTACGCCACCTGCCGACATTCTGAGAGGTTTGTCAAGCGCGAGCGATGGAGACCGGCCAAATGACGAAAAACCAACGACGTTAAAAAGATG TCACGAAGCCGATAACGACGAATACAGCGAGGGCTTAGAGACGGTTAAAAAAGCCTTCTCCCTGATGGGCTACACGTTCAATAACGATCAACGACAGACAAAATTACAGGGTGAAGTTGTGTACAGGAAGCGCAACATTAGATTACAGAACAGACAgctcaaaattaaattcaatagATCTAGGCCAGTCAACAAGCACACATATTTTGATGACAATGGGGAGGAGGTTACAAATACTTTGGACAAG ACATTGCAAAATTTGGCATACCTTCCAACAAAGACCACCGCAGAACCGGTCTTGAAGACAAATGACAGAGGGTCTTACACAACGCTGTTTACCTCAAGTTCGGACGAAGAGTGCGATCAAAAGTTTGCATCGAAATTGCCTGTTAAACGTCTCCTGTTCAATAAACCAAGCACAAGCTCTATCGATTCAAAAATCGGTATAGACGACCAAATTGTAGGCACACTCGACCAAAACACCACGCAGagttgtgagaaaattttgccCAATAGTGAAACAGTCGAATATGCGGAACTTGTCAAGGAATATGATGTCAATAATTTGGCGAATGCTGGTGAAATTCAACAATCAAATCACGAGGGCTATGATTCAATCAAAGAGACTGATAATGTTGAAGATGCTGCACCAACTAAAGATTACAAcgaagataaaaatctgaGTAAGAATGTTTCCATGGATGTGGACGCCAAATTTCAGGACGATGTTTTTGAGGGGAAATTTACCGACGACGATATTGCTAAAAggatacaaaaaaagaaaaaacgaaagcaGAACAAACGTAACATTTGTCTTCCTCCCGAAGTTGCCGGTGACAGAACATTGATGAAGTATTGGGTTAAACGATATCGTTTGTTCACCAAATTTGATCAGGGTATCAAACTGGATAGTG AAAGCTGGTTTTCCGTCACGCCGGAAAAAATCGCTCAACATATAGCCGAAAGATGCAGGTGTGACACGATCATAGATGCTTTCTGCGGAGCAGGAGGAAATGCTATCCAATTTGCCTTAACTTGTGAAAGAG TAATCGCGATAGACATCGATCCAGTGAAGATACAGCTTGCTCGTCACAACGCGAAAATTTACGGCGTCGAGAAAAGAATAGAGTTTATCGTTGGTGATTATTTGCAACTTGCTCCAAAGCTGTTTGCCGACGTCGTGTTTCTTAGTCCTCCATGGGGAGGTCCGAAATATTTAATGAATGAAACATtcgacattgaaaaaatattggcaCCACTTGGCGGAACGGCATTGTACAATACATCAAAAAGCATAACTGAGCATGTAGCTTATTTTTTGCCTAAGAATGTTGACACCATGCAG CTTGCAATGTTAGCCGGTCCAGGAGGCGCCGTAGAAAtggaacaaaattttcttgaCAAACAGCTGATAGCCTTAACTGCTTACTACGGTGAATTGATTaaggaataa
- the LOC107219314 gene encoding uncharacterized protein LOC107219314 isoform X3 gives MCDHVWEPLAEVYIAEQNQFSDPDAYIYCLCSRVFIKRNPEHFTVFTTEDASEDEDVEGDRVGEMLDNQKRNLADSQSIGKHDEEPLSCYCSASHTDNNYSTDEHDSVRDSSHRPPASSFPQKFGLHQSDSGADLSEYHDYHEAKSIQNLFANYGKTFSSGDADDVKEDENAYERMERKSRIFRMYRESDDENMSLGALQSDMHNGCQVSSSNTNLYCHSEMRDSQSLKMEDGSDLDKCQTARLSNDCPISKTDVSSDPQSKCSKIINSCSQAAALTVIKRDSSNYRSEVEALWGRFWAENGEQIIWASWIEKYADYINPDYMQQNQLPIKGNCANGQKQKTASEAFPEQNTCFPNQAHKNCEINRSNFEGIFSKTINDPSIMDVKCVADDSTNFPFQDTNKISINHNEADENRKKLINRELSPDIEEGWNPLSPFSMEESYNQPSNMEDERLITTSRCSSISESIANTNATTDSMTDVTKMTITSSSCDSNSIQSSSLFSSTTSSIESNITSGSSEIENEPGMEDTDRYWQQLWKEHFQEQYWQQCKLFVERYDQQLALHIEINVHPEGKDRSVDTTNVGKRYVNSSEIEDLGNEREEKQNCDAQRQEEFIQAKESKDINEKLYPNAIENRVNSRKKKMIMESVGTLMQNLTMHCDETQPANDGDAQDNSTTKGSDHSQSTLVNSDVSSTTLQSTPPADILRGLSSASDGDRPNDEKPTTLKRCHEADNDEYSEGLETVKKAFSLMGYTFNNDQRQTKLQGEVVYRKRNIRLQNRQLKIKFNRSRPVNKHTYFDDNGEEVTNTLDKTLQNLAYLPTKTTAEPVLKTNDRGSYTTLFTSSSDEECDQKFASKLPVKRLLFNKPSTSSIDSKIGIDDQIVGTLDQNTTQSCEKILPNSETVEYAELVKEYDVNNLANAGEIQQSNHEGYDSIKETDNVEDAAPTKDYNEDKNLSKNVSMDVDAKFQDDVFEGKFTDDDIAKRIQKKKKRKQNKRNICLPPEVAGDRTLMKYWVKRYRLFTKFDQGIKLDSESWFSVTPEKIAQHIAERCRCDTIIDAFCGAGGNAIQFALTCERVYFSNRDRHRSSEDTACSSQRENLRRREKNRVYRW, from the exons ATGTGTGATCATGTCTGGGAGCCTCTAGCCGAGGTTTACATCGCTgagcaaaatcagttttctgaCCCTGATGCTTACATCTATTGTTTGTGCAGCCGAGTcttcataaa AAGGAATCCGGAGCATTTTACGGTATTCACCACGGAAGATGCTAGCGAAGATGAAGATGTCGAGGGGGATCGTGTTGGCGAAATGTTGGACAACCAGAAACGAAACTTGGCCGATAGTCAATCGATAGGCAAACATGAC gAAGAACCATTGAGTTGTTATTGCAGTGCTTCGCACACGGACAATAATTACTCAACAGACGAACATGATTCTGTTCGCGACTCGTCTCACCGACCACCGGCATCGTCTTTCCCCCAGAAGTTTGGTTTGCATCAGTCTGATTCGGGCGCGGATTTATCGGAATATCACGATTATCACGAAGCTAAAAGTATTCAAAACCTATTCGCAAATTATGGTAAAACCTTCAGCAGCGGAGATGCGGACGACGTCAAAGAGGATGAGAATGCATACGAGAGAATGGAGCGCAAGAGTAGAATCTTCAGAATGTACAGGGAAAGTGATGATGAAAACATGAGTTTGGGGGCTTTGCAATCTGATATGCACAATGGGTGCCAAGTTTCATCATCAAATACCAATCTCTACTGCCATTCAGAGATGAGGGATAGCCAATCGTTAAAAATGGAGGATGGGTCCGATCTCGATAAATGTCAGACCGCTAGACTGAGCAATGATTGTCCAATATCAAAAACGGATGTTAGCTCCGATCCACAAAGCAAGTGTTCcaaaataatcaattcatGCAGTCAAGCGGCTGCCTTAACTGTGATAAAACGTGATAGCTCAAATTATAGAAGCGAAGTAGAGGCATTGTGGGGAAGATTCTGGGCGGAAAATGGGGAGCAGATAATTTGGGCATCTTGGATAGAGAAATATGCTGATTACATAAATCCGGATTACATGCAGCAAAACCAGCTGCCGATAAAGGGCAATTGCGCCAATGGACAGAAGCAAAAAACCGCCTCAGAAGCCTTCCCAGAGCAAAATACGTGTTTTCCAAATCAGGCTCacaaaaattgtgaaataaacCGTTCCAACTTTGAAGGAATATTCAGTAAAACCATAAACGACCCAAGCATAATGGATGTCAAATGTGTAGCAGATGATAGCaccaattttccatttcaagATACAAACAAAATAAGCATAAACCACAACGAAGCCGATGAGAACAGAAAGAAACTGATAAACCGCGAGTTATCTCCTGACATAGAAGAAGGCTGGAATCCTCTGAGTCCGTTCAGCATGGAGGAAAGTTACAACCAACCGTCTAACATGGAAGACGAACGACTGATAACGACGTCTCGATGCAGTTCCATCAGCGAATCAATCGCCAACACAAATGCAACGACGGACTCGATGACCGACGTGACTAAAATGACCATAACCAGCTCCAGCTGTGATTCAAATTCCATTCAATCTTCCAGCTTGTTCAGTTCAACTACCAGCTCGATAGAAAGTAACATCACAAGCGGTAGCtcagaaattgaaaacgagCCCGGAATGGAAGATACCGACAGGTATTGGCAGCAGTTGTGGAAGGAGCATTTTCAGGAACAGTACTGGCAGCAGTGCAAACTGTTCGTCGAAAGGTACGACCAGCAATTGGCGTTGCACATCGAGATCAATGTTCACCCGGAGGGAAAAGATCGATCAGTAGACACAACCAATGTCGGTAAACGTTACGTGAATAGCagcgaaatcgaagatttgggaaacgaaagagaagagaagcaGAACTGTGACGCGCAAAGACAGGAGGAATTCATTCAGGCCAAAGAATCAAAGGATATTAATGAGAAGTTGTATCCAAATGCGATAGAGAATAGAGTAAATTccagaaagaagaaaatgatcATGGAATCCGTTGGAACGCTTATGCAAAATTTAACCATGCATTGCGATGAGACTCAACCTGCCAATGATGGCGACGCACAGGATAATTCTACAACCAAAGGCAGTGATCACAGTCAGAGCACACTGGTCAATAGTGATGTTTCTTCAACTACGCTTCAGAGTACGCCACCTGCCGACATTCTGAGAGGTTTGTCAAGCGCGAGCGATGGAGACCGGCCAAATGACGAAAAACCAACGACGTTAAAAAGATG TCACGAAGCCGATAACGACGAATACAGCGAGGGCTTAGAGACGGTTAAAAAAGCCTTCTCCCTGATGGGCTACACGTTCAATAACGATCAACGACAGACAAAATTACAGGGTGAAGTTGTGTACAGGAAGCGCAACATTAGATTACAGAACAGACAgctcaaaattaaattcaatagATCTAGGCCAGTCAACAAGCACACATATTTTGATGACAATGGGGAGGAGGTTACAAATACTTTGGACAAG ACATTGCAAAATTTGGCATACCTTCCAACAAAGACCACCGCAGAACCGGTCTTGAAGACAAATGACAGAGGGTCTTACACAACGCTGTTTACCTCAAGTTCGGACGAAGAGTGCGATCAAAAGTTTGCATCGAAATTGCCTGTTAAACGTCTCCTGTTCAATAAACCAAGCACAAGCTCTATCGATTCAAAAATCGGTATAGACGACCAAATTGTAGGCACACTCGACCAAAACACCACGCAGagttgtgagaaaattttgccCAATAGTGAAACAGTCGAATATGCGGAACTTGTCAAGGAATATGATGTCAATAATTTGGCGAATGCTGGTGAAATTCAACAATCAAATCACGAGGGCTATGATTCAATCAAAGAGACTGATAATGTTGAAGATGCTGCACCAACTAAAGATTACAAcgaagataaaaatctgaGTAAGAATGTTTCCATGGATGTGGACGCCAAATTTCAGGACGATGTTTTTGAGGGGAAATTTACCGACGACGATATTGCTAAAAggatacaaaaaaagaaaaaacgaaagcaGAACAAACGTAACATTTGTCTTCCTCCCGAAGTTGCCGGTGACAGAACATTGATGAAGTATTGGGTTAAACGATATCGTTTGTTCACCAAATTTGATCAGGGTATCAAACTGGATAGTG AAAGCTGGTTTTCCGTCACGCCGGAAAAAATCGCTCAACATATAGCCGAAAGATGCAGGTGTGACACGATCATAGATGCTTTCTGCGGAGCAGGAGGAAATGCTATCCAATTTGCCTTAACTTGTGAAAGAG TATATTTCAGTAATCGCGATAGACATCGATCCAGTGAAGATACAGCTTGCTCGTCACAACGCGAAAATTTACGGCGTCGAGAAAAGAATAGAGTTTATCGTTGGTGA